The genomic DNA acattaccaACAGAGAGAGATGTACAATAAATGACTTAAATATCTTTCTGAAGGCATTGAAACAAGAACAATTTAAACCCAAAAGTATCAGATGAAAGAAGTAAataagattagggtagaaatcaatgaattagaaatgaaaaaagttacttttccaaaaaaaaaaaaaaagaaatgaaaaaagttaAATGTTGATGGAATCAATAGttgttttctcaaaaaataaacatgatagggctggagagatggcagcagttaagcgcttgcctgtgaagctgataaattttcagcaaagtggcaggatataaaatcaatacacaaaattaGTAAGCTTCATATACATCCATGGCAAACATATGGAGAGATAAATCAAGGGAACAGTCCCAATTACAAGAGCCATAAGTATTAAATATCCTAGAACATCCTTAATGAGGGAAGTGAAAGACTTCTGCAATTATTAAAGCACCGAAGAAAGACACTAAGGAAGACACAATAAGATGGAAAAATATCTCATGTTCATGTATTAGATGaataatatcatgaaaatggccatcctacaaAAGCCAACATAAAGATTCAGTTGGATGTAATGAATATTCCACATAATTTTTTACAAACATggaaaaatagtttcaaaattcATCATCAAAGCACAAAAGGCCTTGGATATACAAAAATACAGCAGAAGAACACTACTGGTGGTATCactaaaattgattaaaaaatatactacagggatagagagatggcacagcagttaggGTCCTTGCAGACAAAGActaatgacatgggtttgattcccaagtacccatataaagctagatgcacagagtggcacatgcatgtgtagttcatttgtagcagctggagaccctggcatgcccattctctccatctgtctctcttctacatcTCTtagcttgcaaatcaataaattagttttaaaatacaCTCCAAAGCCAAATCAGCATGCTAtaggcacaaaacagacacatacaTCAATAAAATAGAAGATCAAAGTATAAGCTGTAGCAACTATAGCCATCTGATCTCTAACAAAGAGGTCaaaaacatacactggagaaaagacaacatttttAACAAGgttctggagaaactggataacaaTCACGTGTGACAGAATGAATCTAGACCCTCTTCTATTaccttgcacaaaaatcaactccaaatgtatccaagacctcaatataagacctgaaactgttcttgttttatttttatgtatttatttgagagagacagacagagaaagagcagatagatagagaaagaatgagtgtgccagagcctccagccactgaaaactccagacacatgagcccccttgtgcatctggcttacatgggtcctggggaaatgagccttgaaccagggcctttaggcttcacaggcaagtgcttaactgccaagtcatccctTGAGCCCAAGACCTGAAACTTTTaaaatctagaggaaaaagtaggtagATGTAGACATATAGTAGTTATAGGCATAGGGAGAGCCTTTCTGAAGATGACCCCAGTAGGCCATGGAATAAAACAAGCAATCATTGTGCTCTCCTAAAACTAGAAAGTAGAGTGAAGTAAAGcatcaacagagtcaacagacaacctacataatgggagaaaatcttcatcagctatgtACCTGACAGAGAtttaatatatagaatatacaAAATACACAAAACTGAGCAACAAAGAAATCAATCAACCTATTCAAAAAATTTATCAGAGGACTGAAAGAATTCACaaagggagaaatacaaatgacacaTAAATAGCTAAAAAGATGTATATCTTTAGCCAtcagtgaaattaaaattaaaacaactttgggatttttttttctcactctggtcagatcagctatcatcaaaaaacaaaaacaaacaaacaaaaaaacccaaatgggagctggagagatgacttagctgttaaagcacttgccagcaaagctgaaggacccaggttcaatttcccagaacccatagaaagtcagatgtacaaggtggtacatgtgtctggagtttgtttgcagtggctagaggccattttttctctctctctgaaataaataaataaaatattaacaaaacaatgacaacaaattcAGCCTGTATATGGGCAAAGAGGACCCCTTATGTATTATATCACACAAATAGTAGATTTATCTAATAGGAAAACACACAAACTTAGAATTTAGATATAATTTAGCCATAAGTTTTAGAGGCTTCAGTTAGGATaacatataaaatgttttaagccattttaattatttaattaataataattaataattaattatttaattattttaatgtttattggtCAGAACAGAGcaatatttaagaaattttattgttgcaagcagagaagcagatgttacactgAACAAAATAAAGGCTTCATCTATTGAAAAACACAGTTTAGCATCAGGATATAACTTAATCATATGGTTTAAGTATTGCATACAGTaaaggataaagaaataaaatctggggctggagagatggcttagcggttaagcgcttgcctgtgaagcctaaggaccccggttcgaggctcggttccccaggtcccacattagccagatgcacaagggggcgcacgcgtctggagttcgtttgcagaggctggaagccctggcgcgcccattctctctctctccctctatctgtctttctctctgtgtctgtcgctctcaaataaataagtaaataaaatttaaaaaaaaaaaagaaataaaagtctgATTTGTAACGTTAGTAGAACAATATTTAACAGGTATGTTGTTGTAAACAGAGATTCAGGTATTTTGCAAAAATTAAGGTCAGAATCATATTTAAGAAAAACCTGAAGTTTTTGTCCCCCAAATTTAATAACCTTTGATAATATAATCATATCATCTTTTTAGTTTAATTCTCAAATATATCTTAATcagaaattcaattttttttatttagccaTTTATTTTAGTATTACATCTTTTAGAACACCAATCAGGACCAGTTCTCTGGTGAGGAAGGAGTGGCTCTTCCCTTTCAAATATTACCATGGACAAAGGAGACTGGATTTGTTCTCAACCTCCAAGCCTAATGTTTGCCTCATTCTCCCTTTTAAGAGTTGACACTCTTATCTTGAGATGGCCACCAACTTGATCTAGCCTTTTCAGGCTGGAACAGGATGAAGAAGGATTTTTAGGGTCTCTACACTTGTTGACTTATTTGAAGGACAATCAAAGGGGGCCCAGACAGAATTAAATTATTGTAGACAGATGGAGGTGTAGGATCCTTTAAAGGTTTCCTAATGTCTTATATAAATACTCAGAGGGTCTTTCATGTAACATTTAGATaaagcataaacaaaaataacacacaGTTTAAATATATCTTGATTATGTTAAGACTCAATTTACCCTATAGTGAAAAGATAAACAGACATAGAAGAAAATCTAGGTACAgctgaattttttaaagtgtatttttatttttatttatttatgtggtgtgtgtgagagagagagagagagagagagagagaggcagatagctagagaatgggcacatcagggcctccagccactataaactccagacatatgtgtcaccttgtgcatctggtatgtgggtgctggggaattgaacctgggtcccttggctttgaaaagcaagcaccttaccttctaagccatcccaccagcctaCAACTGAAGTTTAACCTTGATAGCATGAGACATGGCACAATAAACAAATTTACTAACATAAAGAGTTGAGTCTGAATTACATAAACAATTAAGGTAAAAGATAATATAAAGAGAGCCAAACTCTTCTCTTTTAATCCATTTTACTGCAGGCACCTCAAACCAGTTTATGTTAAAGTCACACAACCCTTTTATTATTAACTCTTAGAACCTTTTTACAACATACCTCAACCTTCTAGTCCCTCTATCTCAATTTCCATTCAGAGCAGTCTTTTACCTTACCAAGTCCTTTCTGATCTAAaaatatgtcttttattttaactttcttaAGTGAAAACACACATTACTCACCCTTGATCGTCCTTGTTTTAGTTATGTGGTTTCTGGACAcaaaattcatattcatataaACAGATGAACACATGAAGACATGAGAGTGACTGGCCAGCCTTAGACATATGACAAAGAACATACAATACTATTAAAGGGAGAAAGATatcttgtctttaaaattttagttacaTTTTAAACTGAGAAGGACTTGAGCTGTTTTCATAGTTATTAACTTATGTGAGTACTCATTTACATGCTGGTGTTACCATATtaacaatgaagaaaatatattttgtttatattgctgaacatatatacatatgtatcatTACAAAGATCAAGTGGATTCAGTAGCTTTTACATTTGTCATTTGTGGGTTTTTAAGTTAAACTgatatcttaattattttcttacatCTTAAAGACAGGGCAGCTCTTAGAAGTTTTATTTCAAAAGTGATATGTTTCTTTGCCTACAAGAAGATTCTTTACATGTGGGAGAGGATTGCATACCCTGAGGGAAGGTACTAACTATGGAGTTGATAGGCTGTCCATATTAACTTTACATGATGCCATAAGTAGCAATCAATGTGGCTACTGCTCATGACCAGAAAATTCAGGACTTCCAATGGGAGGAAGGTGGAATTCAAGAGgcacaaaaaccaaacaaacaaaaagacaaatcaGTCGAATCTGGAGAATGTGCTGAAGGTCATTCTTAAAGGCCAGTTTTATTGGTGCACTTTGAGTAAAAACAGGTTACATAATCATGTCCAGAGTTTAGGACTGTACTTTAATAGAAAGAAAGGacggaaggaagagagggagggaggcagggagggagagagagagagaaaaaaaaaaagagagagagagagaaagagagagagagagagaaagaaaaaagaaagaaagaaggaaggaagggagaaagagagagggagagggagagagaaggacatTGCCATTTGCCATGGCACAATGAAGGAGAGCTGTGGTGTGAAATTCATTCTATGGGTCTTACATCTGGAGCTGTTCAGCTCCAGGAGGACCAAGGGAAGGTTTGAGGCTGAGAGAAGGTTCTGATAGTCTGCATGGTGGGGAGGATAATGTCTTCATTATTTAGGGATAATGAGGTCCCAGAACTCTGCCCAGTATGGAGGGGGACTGAGGGTAAAATGTGGGGTTGCTATGGTTGCCTTCTTGGGCTCAGACAAGGTAGGTGTCTAATATGAAATTTAATAGGATGAAGAGAAGGTTGTTCCCTAGGAGGAAAACCAGAGTGTAGATCAGGATGGACAGAGAGTGACAAGATCAGAGGTATCAGAATGCCTGAATATAGGGGACTCGTGGCACTTGGCATTCTAGCTTATGAAGTTATCAAGGTATTTAAGAATTTAGAAGTCAGCCGGGCGtgctagcacacacctttaatcccagcactcgggaggcagaggtaggaagtttgctgtgagttcgaggccaccctgagattacatagtgagttccaggtcaccctgagctagagtgaaaccctacctcaaaaaaacaaacaaacaaacaaacaaaaaaaagaatttagaagtCAAATGTGCCAGCTTCAGGCCAGCAGTAATCCAATTTATATTGTGACCAGACTGTGAGGCCGGTGGAGTTCTGGAAATTTCAGAATCCATGGTGGGGGAGAAATGCTGGGGTGTTGCTGAGGAACAGACATTCCTGGATCTGAGGATAGAAGCTGGAGACTTTCTCCTGGAGAAGGGCAGGGAAGGGGGCATTCAGAATTAAAGTGGGTATCCACAAGCAATTGATTCTGACAACAGGCTCCCAGAGCAGTCCTCCAAGAACAAGACAGGTAGGgtttctggtctctttctcctAGATACCACAAGAAAGACTGATGGCAGGCGGACTCATCATGTCCTTGGATGGCCCATTGTTGGATATCCTGTGTATATGGTAAATGGCCTCTATGGCTAGTGCCAagaagaggggaaaagaaaaaaattgaggcagACAGATTACTCTACTGAGCCATGAGACAATTGTTCTAGTCATCTAGGAATTTTGAGAACCCACAGAAGAGTATCCCTGGCTGTACCATCCTCCTCATGGGAGTTCTCATACAACCAACAGTGGTGAAAGAGAGTAATTAAAATagtgggggcggggtggggggaccGGATGGAAGTTAAGAATGCCTCAGTATCCAGGGATTTGCTGCCCATTGTCTCCACTCCAAATATCTGTCCCAGTTTTTGGAAccaaatgttaaaaaacaaaagccaggaatGAGTAGAAAATGAGATGAACAGAAAGGACTTGGCTAAACAGCTGAAACAGGCATTATTTGGGGAAAGCCTGAGAAGAGCCAGGCAGGTCAGGAACAGCCTCCCTTACACAGTAGGGGCTCTTATTGGGGCAGTGGGGCCATTGGAAGCGACTACATATTAAATATGAACATAAGTATGATTAGAGGAAGAGTATCTAAAGGAAAGACTCAAGGTAGCTCAGGTCTGTGCTTCTCCTGCCTTTGTCAGTATATTTCCCCTTAAATCCAGTCAGTCCAGATTGGGTTTCAAATGGGTCTTTGCAGTATCTGCCCCTCTGCCTGGATCACATTCTATCCCTTTCTTGCCTGTAGACACCCACCTGTCTTTCACTGGTCAGTCCAAGTGCAAGGGACCTTTGAGGTCTTGCTCAGATAGGATCTTCCTTCCTAATATGACCTTTCTCATAACACTGTACCATCTATAGCACCTACCAAGTTGTGTATCTTTATCTCTTTGTGAGATTATGAATCTGGGTTGTCAGATGAAAAGCTGGAGGACCGAGGACATGGGCTAACCTATGGATTTGTTTTCTTTGCATACTATTTTGACCATgtaatggatttatttatttatttctaaaaaccCAATAAACATGGCCTACGGTAAGCATGTGGAAAGTTTAGGGTTTGATCAAATATATTCTTGATGAGCCATGGTTACCTTCCTCCCTGTCATGAAGAAACAAGATATACTTTCACTTTGAGCATCAGGCCACACTCTCTTCCTGGAACTGTTCTTCACCCTATATTTGAAAATCTCTAAATTTTGATTTCTGTCACTATGTCAGGCTTTGAGCAGACTATCCCACTGGCCACTCAGCCTGGGTTCTCTGATGCTATCCTTGATAGGTCTTACCTAGGATAACTGTTGTCCCTCAGCAAACCTGGCTTAGGTAGTTTCTAGCCTCCACCATTCTCCACCTgtacactcattctcttctcTGTACCACCTCCCAGCCTGTTCTCCCTTCATGGAACCTACCAATCACTCTCTTCCCCACATCCCTCCTGCTCTCTGGAGCTTTGCCCAACCCTTTTGCCTCATTCTCTGCAACCATAGCTGCACTGCATTTAGGGCAGCAGCTGAGTACTCattgtgttttttcttcttcctttacaaGGAAGAGCAGTCTCCCTAGGCAGAGTGAAGACAGGAATGCGCAGACTGAGGCTACTACCATACTTCCTTGTGTCTTTGCTGCCTCAGCATGGTGTTTTGCATGCAGTGCATAGGCTCTGACTaagtaagaaaggaaggatgaTTTTGTTGGCTAATTCTAGAGAGTCTtgtattttttagggctggacaaaaaggaaggaagccaAAGGAGACAGAGAGTTCTGCCAGAAGGAGTAGCCCATACTTAAGATCTCTGCTGTCCCTGACAAGCCAAGTGCAGGAAAGATTGTGTGAGAAGACAAGTGTTGTCACATCAGCCTGCCTAGCCAACTGCTCTTGTTGTCATCTCCCAGCCAGGGAAGCAGAAGGCAAATTTCTCATTGATCACCTGGAATCACTGCCTCCTAATCGTAAGGTAGCATAGAATGAGGTAATTTATGTCAGTCACCTAGTTCATGCCTGAAATCTTTTGGTGGGAGTCAATATTCAGTTCTCTCTTTTGTCATTGGGTGTCAATACACCCAGTCTTACACTAGTTTTCTGATCTGCAGGTGGCCAttgtcagacataggcagggccctgggttaaagcaaacctaagctgtctgacaagaaggccccaggctatgaagaggttgcagcagcctgaactgctgGTCATATCTAGGGGACTTGACTGACAGGGAAGCTCCTCACTCCATTCTTGGGTGTTgaagtgagccaggatcctccccagACAAAATCTCAAGCCCCGAGATCAGCAGGAagtgaggccactccctctccaagcacagcaTACCTGAACAATTAGATGAGATTTAAGCTTTACCCATaatcctgtgacctttggccagtggcctaggaaactccttatatggtatcagccagcacctttgcacagctCATCCCCCTGTACCCTATACCTTCCCCCTgtcattgcctatgtgctggaatgaatgcccCTATATGCTAATtaagcatcagcaagcaaccttgtacatccctTAGGACCCTAttcccaccctcaactgcttataaacctatttccatgacaataaatggagagctgttcacagaaactgtctTCTGAAAGTCTTTTCTTTCACACTCACTGCCAtggttgcctgggatgccttggGGGACTGCAGCTGGCCCAAGGATCCAGGAACCTACAGGCCATACCTGAATATggaagagaaacaagaaaaatgtatGGTAATAATGCACTTTCTCCAGAAACATTTATTACTGTTTTCTTTGAGCTTAACAAAGTAATGGGATTAGACAAGGAAAGCTTTTAGCCTTTGACAGGGGAAAGAGAAACAATGGACAATCCTGTAAGTTACAGGAAGAGGTCAGAATAGTTGAGAACCAGCAATTGAGTCTTTGGTCACAGCAGCTGAAGCACAGCAGCTGGTGTACTTGGGTGGGTGATTAGGACAGCATGCTGTGGTTAGATGGTGATTGGGAGGCTCCTGCTGGTCTGAGGAAGATACTAACTTGGCCACTGTGTCTAAGGGAGGCAGTTGGTCCTGGGTTGTGCTTCTGTGCTCTTCTGGAGGACATGGATAGCTATCTCCTGACAACACCAGGTCCACCTCCCTGTCATCTTCACATCAGGGAGTCTTTCTCTTcagtgcctccttgtgcagctcCACTAGGGATCCAATCCACTCTCCTGTTTTCTGCttggcttcctcccagctgaagAGGGGCACATAGTCCAGATCTCGCTGAGCTTTCTCATAGGAGAAGGTGAACACACTATTTGTCAATGTGACTAAGTGACGGTTGATTGGGGGTTGATATTTGAAAATTGGACGCAGCAGGAAGCTCACTGCTTCAAACAAGAAAGCTAGCCAGTAGAGCAGGGACAGGGGAAGACTCCAGCTGGAATCACGGCAGAAACCCCATTCTTTACTCAGGGTGTAATTTAAGTCATCATAGCTTTGGTGAGGGGTTTCATCTGAGATATAATAGAACTGTCCTTGTACTTTTGGTGCCCTCTTAGGATCTTGCAGGGCCCTGGAGGCCAGAATGTGGGCCCAGGCCACGTTACCCACATACACAGGGTTGGCTATGGAGAATTTGCCAGTAACTTCCAGGATGCCCTCATTCTTGAGGGCCCTAGTTACTAAAGCAGAAATGAATGAGCTTCCTTCCCCATAGATGTACATTGGCCTTAAAGAACAAGTGTACAATGTGCCACCATTTTTCAGAGTGCTCCCACTGGCTGCCAGGACTGCCTTCTCGGCTAGCCTTTTGCTGTATGGGTATGGGTCCGACCACACACTCTCATGATGTTCTTCCTCGTGGCCATTTTTGACAATCTCCTTGTAGGAATTGGGGCCAGCCACATCAACTGAGCTGGTGTAGATGAAAGTTGGCACACTAGCTTGGACACAGGCCTCCAACAAGAGCTGTGTACCTGCCAATAAATTAGAATATTATCAGTATCAGGGAAATAATCCATGGAGTCTCCATGGCCACAAAGTTCTGTTCATCCCTATCCCAAACCCAATCCCAATCCCAACTGGGCTGGTTGTGAGAGATGCACAATGCTCCTCATTGTCCCTCACTTAAACTACCATGTTACTGCTAGGGGAAGATGCAAAATCAAAAGATGCTGACAGTAGATTCTGGTTAGTAAGATTTTCTAGGCGTCTGTGCTCATTGACTTATGTTTATatttgtgcatgtttgtgcacCTTTGTGTAATTGGATTTGGGAAATGCACACAGGGCTTCTACTTTATTATAAATATGCCCATTAAAGAGTTACAGTTTTTTCATGCATATAATTTCCTAGGGAGAGTCACTTGAAACTCACAAAATCATGAATCTATATTCTCAGAATATACACAGACCTAGTTCTTGTCTAAGAAAGGAGAGCTCAAGAattaacatcagggctggagagatggcttagcggttaagcgcttgcctatgaagcctaaggaccccggttcgaggctcggttccccaggtccctcgttagccagatgcacaagggggcgcaagcgtctggagtttgtttgcagaggctggaagccctggcgtgcccattctctctctccccctctatctgtctttctctctgtgtctgtagctctcaaataaattttaaaaaatttttaaaaagagaattaacATCATACAAGCTCATGCATATGTAATACAGGaaatatacaaattatataaGCATTACAGTGCTGccattttttctcatttaatgaaaattaaaactttgCCTCAATGCCCACCAAATGGTTATTGAGTTTTAGCAAGATGTAGACAATCCAAGTTCTATCTCTGACTTTGTTTTTTCTACTTATGCATAATAAAGCTGATAAATATTCATTCTCGTTTGTATCCTGCAGCCCTATGCTGGcctcttcttttgtttctttttgtttattgaaatatttatttattctttatttgagagacaagtaAGAGTTGTTTCACatctgagacatctcttcagctctgcactggccttttttcttttaagcctaCTAGAGAATTAGAAAGGAATATTTGCCCTCTACTGGGTCTTTCTGTGGCTGTCAACCCCTGCAGGTCCTGGAGGTATATGATAGTTCCCTCTCTGAAGATAGAAAGGAATTCCCTAGGCACAGGTTGTTTCTAAATgattaaattaattttcatttaaattattaattaagtAATACTTTTGCCTATTTAAAGTATGTGCAATTTCATTTTCTGGAAAGTCCAAGTTgaaatacttatatatttatctttAGATAGGTTCTAGCCatgctgcccaggctgacctcagactcccttgcctcagcttcttgaataTCTCTAACTACAAGTATATGCTACCACATCTAGCTTTGAaaaatctgttttatgtgggtgtatatatttgtgtagtatgtatgatgtgtgatatatgtatgtgtgtgtgcgtgcacagaTGCATACCCTAGGCATATGTGGGCCGAGGCCAGAACAGGATGCCATGTGCTCTTATGTTACCACTCATCTGCA from Jaculus jaculus isolate mJacJac1 chromosome 19, mJacJac1.mat.Y.cur, whole genome shotgun sequence includes the following:
- the LOC101606418 gene encoding 3 beta-hydroxysteroid dehydrogenase/Delta 5-->4-isomerase type 1 yields the protein MPGWSCLVTGAGGFLGQRIVHLLVQEKELQEVRALDKVFKPETKEDLSKLQTKKKVTVLEGDILDAQCLKRACQGVSVVIHAAAVIDVSGVIPKQTIIDVNLKGTQLLLEACVQASVPTFIYTSSVDVAGPNSYKEIVKNGHEEEHHESVWSDPYPYSKRLAEKAVLAASGSTLKNGGTLYTCSLRPMYIYGEGSSFISALVTRALKNEGILEVTGKFSIANPVYVGNVAWAHILASRALQDPKRAPKVQGQFYYISDETPHQSYDDLNYTLSKEWGFCRDSSWSLPLSLLYWLAFLFEAVSFLLRPIFKYQPPINRHLVTLTNSVFTFSYEKAQRDLDYVPLFSWEEAKQKTGEWIGSLVELHKEALKRKTP